The following proteins are encoded in a genomic region of Saccharopolyspora antimicrobica:
- a CDS encoding FAD-binding dehydrogenase, with the protein MDSRGNGRISRRSVLITGGAAAVGAALPTGAAAAAPGPAAGSDADAIVVGGGLAGLVATAELAAAGRKVLLLDQEPEASLGGQAFWSLGGLFFIDSPEQRLAGISDSLELARADWFGNAGFDRGTDDPLGEDYWAAQWAEAYLDFAATEKRSWLHGMGVRWVPIVGWAERGGQRADGPGNSVPRFHLTLGTGPGVMEPFEKKVREAAAKGLVSFRFRHQVDELTVTDGVVDGVRGGVLEPSDAPRGTPSSRTRVGDFELRAPVVIVTSGGIGGNQDLVRQNWPEWLGAPPERMVTGVPAHVDGRMLAISERAGARLVNRDRMWHYTEGLANHSPIWPDHGIRVLAAPSSLWFDARGRRFPNPGIPSYDTLGTLELIKNTGYDHSWFVLNQRIIDKEFVLSGSEQNPELTRKDLAGYLASRLLNSTPPPVKAFQDRGEDFVTAKTLPELVAGMNRLAGAELVDAGDLERQITARDRQVDNNFTKDDQIMGIRNSLAYSGDLLARTTPLHKILDPAAGPLIAIRMNILTRKTLGGLQTDLSGRVLDARANPIPGLYAAGEVSGFGGGGVHGYRALEGTFLGGCLFSGRQAGRAAAAATA; encoded by the coding sequence ATGGACTCTCGCGGGAACGGCCGGATCAGCAGGCGCTCCGTGCTCATCACCGGCGGCGCGGCCGCGGTCGGCGCGGCGTTGCCCACCGGTGCCGCAGCCGCCGCACCGGGCCCCGCCGCGGGTTCCGACGCCGACGCGATCGTCGTGGGCGGCGGCCTGGCGGGACTGGTGGCCACCGCGGAGCTCGCCGCCGCGGGCCGCAAAGTCCTGCTCCTGGACCAGGAACCCGAGGCGAGCCTCGGCGGGCAGGCGTTCTGGTCGCTCGGCGGGCTGTTCTTCATCGACTCGCCGGAGCAGCGGCTGGCCGGCATCAGCGACTCGCTGGAGCTGGCCCGCGCCGACTGGTTCGGCAACGCCGGTTTCGACCGGGGCACCGACGACCCGCTGGGCGAGGACTACTGGGCCGCGCAGTGGGCCGAGGCCTACCTGGACTTCGCCGCGACGGAGAAGCGGTCCTGGCTGCACGGGATGGGAGTGCGCTGGGTGCCCATCGTCGGCTGGGCCGAGCGCGGCGGGCAGCGCGCCGACGGCCCCGGCAACTCGGTGCCCCGCTTCCACCTCACGCTCGGCACCGGCCCCGGCGTGATGGAGCCGTTCGAGAAGAAGGTGCGCGAGGCCGCCGCGAAGGGCTTGGTGTCCTTCCGGTTCCGGCACCAGGTCGACGAGCTCACGGTCACCGACGGCGTCGTCGACGGCGTGCGCGGCGGTGTCCTGGAACCCAGCGACGCGCCGCGCGGCACTCCGAGTTCCCGCACCAGGGTGGGTGATTTCGAGCTGCGCGCGCCGGTCGTGATCGTCACCTCCGGCGGCATCGGCGGCAACCAGGACCTCGTGCGGCAGAACTGGCCGGAGTGGCTGGGCGCGCCGCCGGAGCGCATGGTGACCGGCGTTCCGGCGCACGTGGACGGGCGGATGCTGGCCATCAGCGAGCGGGCGGGCGCCCGGCTGGTGAACCGCGACCGGATGTGGCACTACACCGAGGGCCTGGCCAACCACAGCCCGATCTGGCCCGATCACGGCATCCGGGTGCTCGCCGCGCCGTCCTCGCTGTGGTTCGACGCGCGCGGCCGCCGGTTCCCGAACCCCGGCATCCCGAGCTACGACACCCTCGGCACGCTGGAGCTGATCAAGAACACCGGCTACGACCACTCCTGGTTCGTGCTCAACCAGCGGATCATCGACAAGGAGTTCGTGCTCTCCGGCTCCGAGCAGAACCCGGAGCTGACCAGGAAGGACCTGGCGGGCTACCTGGCGAGCCGGCTGCTGAACTCCACGCCGCCGCCGGTCAAGGCGTTCCAGGACCGGGGCGAGGACTTCGTCACCGCGAAGACGCTGCCGGAGCTGGTGGCCGGGATGAACCGGCTGGCCGGTGCGGAGCTGGTGGACGCGGGCGACCTGGAGCGGCAGATCACCGCGCGGGACCGCCAGGTGGACAACAACTTCACCAAGGACGACCAGATCATGGGCATCCGCAACTCACTGGCCTACTCCGGTGACCTGCTCGCGCGCACCACGCCGCTGCACAAGATCCTGGACCCGGCCGCGGGCCCGCTGATCGCCATCCGGATGAACATCCTGACGCGCAAGACGCTCGGCGGCCTGCAGACCGACCTGTCCGGCCGCGTCCTGGACGCCCGGGCCAACCCGATCCCCGGGCTCTACGCGGCGGGCGAGGTGTCGGGCTTCGGTGGCGGCGGAGTGCACGGCTACCGCGCGCTGGAGGGAACGTTCCTCGGCGGCTGCCTGTTCTCCGGCCGCCAGGCCGGCCGGGCCGCGGCGGCAGCAACGGCCTGA
- a CDS encoding sensor histidine kinase produces the protein MRAPRWTSRVVAEQTRGNLALWLGLAVLVLAERNTQEQGGAPWWLVLGGVVLLFAAGAAVRTFPVPSWLVIAVLALGQFHGTTVGPPVLLSLLLALVVAGHQAGRAVEDVRRPMAAFAVTVACGLLAVIALGYLLDSPLPRVANNLVRAMYVLGLLVLFGVLPWLTGRYRRLNAGLMAAGWERARQLEREQQIETERERLRERTRIAQDMHDSLGHALSLIALRAGKAELDPAGDERLRSFAGDIRSAVTAAAEELHTVVGVLREDGSPPAPTEPVHESVAELVERTALSGVDVRLERSGEPVPLRAIAEHAVYRVVQESLTNATKHAPGAPVTVRLVHGTHETTVEVVNGPGATPAPSPGRRGLVGLEERIRIAGGTMTAGPQEHGYRVTATVPHTAPGVAPDRVEPSEQPARFDEEQRRIRWRIAKGLALPVGLSTAVVVVVLALFTAWVYNSVLPAQTYDSLRLGTSRAEAQAVLPAFDLRSMEIEAEPARPAGSECGYYLTSAVIGPVPEAVYRLCFADERLVSKDVIQVRG, from the coding sequence GTGAGAGCACCGCGGTGGACGTCCCGGGTGGTCGCGGAGCAGACCCGCGGAAACCTGGCGCTGTGGCTGGGGCTGGCCGTGCTGGTGCTGGCCGAGCGCAACACGCAGGAGCAGGGCGGTGCCCCGTGGTGGCTGGTGCTCGGCGGGGTCGTCCTGCTGTTCGCGGCCGGTGCGGCGGTGCGCACCTTCCCGGTCCCGTCCTGGCTGGTGATCGCCGTGCTGGCCCTCGGGCAGTTCCACGGGACGACGGTGGGCCCACCGGTCCTGCTGTCGTTGCTGCTGGCGCTGGTCGTCGCCGGGCACCAAGCAGGCCGGGCGGTCGAGGACGTCCGCCGCCCGATGGCGGCCTTCGCGGTGACGGTGGCCTGCGGGCTGCTGGCCGTGATCGCGCTCGGGTACCTGCTGGACAGCCCGCTGCCCCGGGTGGCGAACAACCTCGTGCGCGCGATGTACGTGCTGGGGCTGCTGGTGCTGTTCGGCGTCCTGCCCTGGCTGACCGGTCGCTACCGACGCCTCAACGCCGGGCTCATGGCCGCCGGTTGGGAGCGGGCGCGACAGCTGGAGCGCGAGCAGCAGATCGAGACCGAGCGGGAACGGCTGCGGGAACGGACCCGCATCGCCCAGGACATGCACGACTCCCTCGGCCACGCGCTGAGCCTGATCGCCTTGCGCGCCGGGAAGGCGGAGCTGGACCCGGCCGGGGACGAGCGGCTGCGGTCCTTCGCCGGCGACATCCGGAGCGCGGTGACGGCCGCGGCGGAGGAACTGCACACCGTCGTCGGGGTGCTGCGGGAGGACGGTTCGCCGCCCGCGCCGACCGAACCGGTGCACGAGAGCGTCGCGGAGCTGGTGGAGCGCACCGCGCTGTCCGGTGTGGACGTTCGTTTGGAACGTTCCGGGGAACCGGTGCCGCTGCGCGCGATCGCCGAGCACGCCGTGTACCGCGTGGTGCAGGAATCCCTGACCAACGCCACGAAGCACGCGCCGGGCGCACCGGTCACCGTCCGGCTGGTGCACGGTACGCATGAGACCACTGTGGAGGTCGTGAACGGTCCCGGCGCGACACCCGCTCCGAGCCCGGGCAGGCGTGGTCTGGTCGGGCTGGAGGAGCGGATCCGGATCGCCGGCGGCACCATGACCGCCGGCCCGCAGGAGCACGGCTACCGGGTGACCGCGACGGTGCCGCACACCGCTCCCGGCGTGGCACCGGACCGGGTGGAGCCGAGCGAGCAGCCCGCGCGCTTCGACGAGGAGCAGCGGCGGATCCGGTGGCGGATCGCCAAGGGACTGGCGCTGCCGGTGGGCCTGAGCACCGCGGTCGTCGTGGTGGTGCTCGCGCTCTTCACCGCCTGGGTCTACAACTCGGTGCTGCCCGCCCAGACCTACGACAGCCTCCGTCTCGGCACATCCCGTGCCGAGGCGCAGGCCGTGCTCCCGGCGTTCGACCTGCGGTCGATGGAGATCGAAGCCGAGCCCGCGCGCCCCGCCGGATCCGAATGCGGCTACTACCTGACCAGCGCCGTCATCGGGCCGGTGCCGGAGGCGGTGTACCGGCTCTGCTTCGCCGACGAGCGGTTGGTGAGCAAGGACGTCATCCAGGTCCGCGGCTAG
- a CDS encoding response regulator transcription factor has protein sequence MIRVVVADDEAMVRTGIRGILETDPGIEVVAEAANGHEAIDLVARHRPDVAALDIRMPGLDGLGAAEAICRSTKDTAVLMLTTFSEDSYIARALGAGASGFLLKSGDPRELIAGVRAVSEGAAYLSPKVAARVISNFGGDRMLRAERARAAVAGLSDRERQVLALLGAGRSNQEIARELFLVEGTIKSYVSTILNRLGVRNRVRAAIIAHEADLIDD, from the coding sequence ATGATTCGAGTGGTGGTCGCCGACGACGAGGCGATGGTGCGCACCGGGATCAGGGGGATCCTGGAGACCGACCCCGGCATCGAGGTCGTCGCCGAGGCGGCGAACGGGCACGAGGCGATCGACCTGGTGGCCCGCCACCGGCCGGACGTCGCGGCCCTGGACATCCGGATGCCCGGGCTGGACGGCCTGGGCGCGGCCGAGGCCATCTGCCGGTCCACGAAGGACACCGCGGTCCTCATGCTCACCACCTTCTCCGAGGACTCCTACATCGCCCGCGCGCTGGGCGCCGGGGCCAGCGGCTTCCTGCTCAAGTCCGGTGACCCCCGCGAGCTGATCGCGGGCGTCCGCGCCGTGTCGGAGGGCGCCGCCTACCTGTCGCCCAAGGTAGCCGCCCGGGTGATCAGCAACTTCGGCGGCGACCGGATGCTCCGCGCCGAGCGGGCCCGGGCGGCGGTGGCCGGGCTGAGCGACCGGGAGCGCCAGGTCCTCGCGCTGCTCGGCGCTGGACGCTCCAACCAGGAGATCGCCCGGGAGCTGTTCCTGGTCGAGGGGACCATCAAGAGCTACGTGAGCACCATCCTCAACCGCCTCGGCGTGCGCAACCGGGTGCGGGCCGCGATCATCGCGCACGAAGCGGACCTGATCGACGACTAA
- a CDS encoding phosphatase PAP2 family protein — protein MSVDHEKWMEVRRVIPAARASGSGSVLYDGIIGFADAVPGPVQSLFAVYTKLGLLVLGFLCLLAWWRARAGGEPRAVAVSLLGPAATVVAYALSELVKVLVAQDRPCRDLIAGSTVLTCPEVGDWSFPSNHATIAGAAAMALILAWRRLMPWVVALAVLMAFSRVFVGVHYPHDVLVGLLLGAVVVWLVVRLLSTQAERLVTHLQRHRVLGRLLVAAPGARSPEVPTSPLSREPDDAPRRPASPAEEPTVRMQQYRRPEPPQHRGR, from the coding sequence ATGAGCGTTGATCACGAGAAGTGGATGGAGGTGCGCCGAGTGATTCCGGCTGCACGTGCGAGCGGATCGGGAAGCGTTCTCTACGACGGCATCATCGGGTTCGCCGATGCCGTGCCCGGCCCGGTCCAGTCGTTGTTCGCCGTCTACACGAAGCTCGGGCTGCTGGTGCTGGGCTTCCTGTGCCTGCTCGCGTGGTGGCGGGCCCGGGCCGGCGGAGAACCACGTGCGGTCGCCGTGTCCCTCCTGGGCCCGGCGGCCACGGTGGTCGCCTACGCGCTCAGCGAGCTGGTGAAGGTGCTGGTCGCGCAGGACCGCCCGTGCCGCGATCTGATCGCGGGCAGCACGGTGCTGACTTGCCCGGAGGTGGGGGACTGGTCCTTCCCCAGCAACCACGCCACCATCGCGGGCGCTGCGGCCATGGCCCTGATCCTCGCCTGGCGCCGTCTGATGCCGTGGGTGGTCGCGCTCGCGGTGCTGATGGCCTTCTCCCGGGTCTTCGTCGGGGTGCACTACCCGCACGACGTGCTGGTCGGCCTGCTGCTCGGCGCGGTGGTGGTCTGGCTGGTGGTGCGGCTCCTGAGCACGCAGGCCGAGCGGCTGGTCACCCACCTCCAAAGGCACCGGGTGCTCGGCCGACTGCTGGTCGCCGCCCCCGGCGCGAGGTCACCCGAGGTGCCGACCAGCCCCCTGTCGCGGGAACCGGACGACGCACCGCGCCGACCGGCCTCGCCCGCTGAGGAGCCCACTGTCCGAATGCAGCAGTACCGCCGGCCCGAACCACCCCAGCACCGCGGCCGCTGA
- the lhgO gene encoding L-2-hydroxyglutarate oxidase produces the protein MVEKRRVAVVGGGIIGAAVVRELTQRLPGAEIVLFEKEREPAAHQTGHNSGVVHAGLYYEPGGLKARLCRRGVQLLQSYVAERDIPYERCGKVVVALDEAERGRLEAIYDRARRNGVPGVRLIDGGELREIEPEARGIAAVHSPDTAIIDYAAVTRALVEDARNAGVDVRLGVEVTGIETASGAGVRVRTSRGDERFDNAIACAGLQSDRLARRSGAAKSPSIVPFFGQYLVLEPRFRDITRGLVYPVPDPKYPFLGVHLTKRVDGAMTVGPNAFLSFSREIYRGLGIDVRDALETAADPGFWRFAAGNLAGARRELLGVLSTKKFIKDAARYVPAIEDARYARLPRGIRAQALASNGSLVDDFVIQHVGPVTHLRNAPSPGATSSLAIAEHIVENVLERHDLKAR, from the coding sequence ATGGTCGAGAAGCGACGAGTCGCGGTCGTCGGTGGCGGCATCATCGGTGCCGCGGTGGTCCGGGAGCTGACGCAGCGGCTCCCCGGGGCCGAGATCGTGCTCTTCGAGAAGGAGCGCGAGCCGGCGGCGCACCAGACCGGGCACAACTCCGGTGTCGTCCACGCCGGCCTGTACTACGAGCCCGGTGGGCTGAAAGCGCGCCTCTGCCGCCGCGGTGTGCAGCTGCTGCAGTCCTACGTGGCCGAGCGCGACATCCCGTACGAGCGCTGCGGGAAGGTGGTCGTCGCCCTCGACGAGGCGGAGCGCGGGCGCCTCGAAGCGATCTACGACCGGGCGAGGCGGAACGGGGTTCCCGGCGTCCGGCTGATCGATGGCGGCGAACTCCGGGAGATCGAGCCGGAAGCGCGCGGCATCGCGGCCGTCCACTCGCCGGACACCGCGATCATCGACTACGCCGCGGTCACGCGCGCACTCGTCGAGGACGCCCGCAACGCCGGGGTGGACGTGCGCTTGGGCGTCGAGGTGACCGGGATCGAGACGGCGTCCGGGGCGGGCGTGCGCGTTCGCACCAGCCGGGGCGACGAGCGGTTCGACAACGCGATCGCGTGCGCGGGCCTGCAATCCGATCGGCTCGCCCGGCGCTCCGGGGCGGCCAAGTCCCCGTCGATCGTGCCCTTCTTCGGCCAGTACCTGGTCCTGGAGCCCCGTTTCCGCGACATCACGCGCGGACTCGTCTACCCGGTGCCGGACCCGAAGTACCCGTTCCTGGGAGTGCACCTGACCAAGCGGGTCGACGGCGCGATGACGGTCGGCCCCAACGCCTTCCTGTCCTTCTCGCGGGAGATCTACCGGGGCTTGGGCATCGACGTCCGCGACGCGCTGGAAACCGCTGCGGATCCCGGGTTCTGGCGCTTCGCCGCCGGGAACCTCGCCGGTGCGCGGCGGGAGCTCCTCGGTGTGCTGTCGACGAAGAAGTTCATCAAGGACGCGGCGCGCTACGTCCCGGCGATCGAGGACGCCCGCTACGCGCGGCTGCCGCGCGGGATCCGGGCCCAGGCCCTCGCGTCGAACGGCAGTCTCGTCGACGACTTCGTGATCCAGCACGTCGGCCCGGTCACGCACCTGCGCAACGCGCCGTCGCCCGGTGCCACGTCGTCGCTGGCGATCGCCGAGCACATCGTCGAGAACGTGCTCGAACGCCACGACCTGAAGGCCCGTTAG
- a CDS encoding GntR family transcriptional regulator has product MEALDVSSMTGRVLDQLRAAITSGELEAGRLYSAAALGEQLGVSRTPIREASHELARLGLVEIERNRGIRIVATSVEALLQGFEVRLMLEVPLARRATRRAQDEPGLRRRLTEVYERFREAATTGDAELTLRTDRDFHTVLLELSGNDRATGVLREQRDMVLESGVGTVPTSRTPLECFEDHADIYAAFVAGDEAATGAAMSRHIINTATLLIDQESRRRSEFHDHGVGDRLRGLLG; this is encoded by the coding sequence GTGGAAGCTCTCGACGTCAGCAGCATGACCGGTCGGGTCCTCGACCAGCTCCGGGCGGCGATCACGAGCGGCGAGCTGGAGGCCGGCCGGCTGTACAGCGCCGCGGCGCTGGGCGAACAGCTCGGCGTGTCGAGAACCCCGATCCGCGAGGCGTCGCACGAACTGGCCCGCCTCGGGCTCGTCGAGATCGAGCGCAACCGCGGCATCCGCATCGTGGCGACGTCCGTCGAGGCGCTCCTGCAGGGCTTCGAGGTCAGGCTGATGCTCGAAGTCCCGCTGGCCCGCCGCGCCACGCGCCGCGCCCAGGACGAGCCGGGCCTCCGCCGCCGCCTCACCGAGGTCTACGAGCGGTTCCGCGAAGCGGCCACCACCGGCGACGCGGAGCTCACGCTGCGCACCGACCGCGACTTCCACACCGTCCTGCTGGAGCTGAGCGGCAACGACCGGGCCACCGGCGTCCTGCGCGAGCAGCGCGACATGGTTCTCGAAAGCGGTGTCGGCACCGTTCCGACGTCCCGGACGCCCCTGGAGTGCTTCGAGGACCACGCCGACATCTACGCGGCGTTCGTGGCGGGCGACGAGGCGGCCACCGGCGCGGCGATGAGCCGCCACATCATCAACACGGCGACCCTGCTCATCGACCAGGAGTCCCGCCGCCGGTCGGAGTTCCACGACCACGGCGTCGGCGACCGCCTGCGCGGGCTCCTCGGCTGA
- a CDS encoding RNA-binding S4 domain-containing protein, translated as MESTRVDRWLWAVRLTKTRPDAAAACRGGHVRVNDRPAKPATTVCPGDEVRARVGDRTRIVEVVRVIQRRVGAPDAITCYIDRTPAPPPQVVNPVARRERGAGRPTKRDRRMIDKFRAGGN; from the coding sequence GTGGAATCCACTCGTGTCGATCGCTGGCTGTGGGCCGTCCGCCTGACCAAGACCCGGCCGGACGCCGCAGCCGCCTGCCGCGGCGGGCACGTGCGCGTCAACGACCGCCCCGCCAAGCCCGCGACCACGGTCTGCCCCGGTGACGAGGTGCGGGCCCGCGTCGGTGACCGGACCCGGATCGTCGAGGTCGTCCGGGTGATCCAGCGCCGCGTCGGTGCGCCTGATGCGATCACCTGCTACATCGACCGCACCCCGGCACCGCCGCCGCAGGTCGTCAACCCGGTGGCCCGCCGCGAGCGCGGGGCCGGGCGCCCGACCAAGCGCGACCGCCGCATGATCGACAAGTTCCGCGCCGGCGGGAACTGA
- a CDS encoding maleylpyruvate isomerase N-terminal domain-containing protein, which produces MTGEHEDYRQVRLNITELVRGAGGAAGVPVPACPGWAVPDLVRHLTEIAHLVLGKLTGRRPPDLGGADLLRDWDEVATMLEEVLAERGGGTGTQLVADAVVHELDLRCALAEPLPARHPAYACAFRFGMAGMDRSIREKGLPAVTFTTGEESWLLGGDDPVASVRAEPVDLIRSLSGRRTHAQIARLSWSADPAPWLPAFTWGPFTPPGSPVEEMFR; this is translated from the coding sequence GTGACGGGTGAACACGAGGATTACAGGCAGGTTCGGCTCAACATCACCGAGCTGGTGCGCGGTGCCGGGGGAGCGGCCGGAGTGCCCGTTCCGGCATGTCCGGGGTGGGCGGTGCCCGACCTCGTCCGGCACCTCACCGAGATCGCGCACCTGGTGCTCGGCAAGCTGACCGGACGACGCCCGCCCGACCTCGGCGGAGCCGATCTGCTCCGCGACTGGGACGAGGTCGCGACGATGCTCGAAGAGGTCCTGGCGGAGCGGGGCGGCGGAACCGGGACGCAACTGGTCGCCGACGCCGTCGTCCACGAACTGGATCTGCGCTGCGCGCTGGCGGAACCGCTGCCCGCGCGGCACCCCGCCTACGCCTGCGCCTTCCGGTTCGGCATGGCGGGAATGGACCGGTCGATCCGGGAGAAGGGCCTTCCGGCGGTGACCTTCACGACCGGCGAGGAGTCGTGGCTGCTGGGCGGCGACGATCCCGTCGCATCGGTGCGCGCCGAGCCGGTCGACCTGATCCGGTCGTTGAGCGGTCGGCGGACGCACGCGCAGATCGCCCGGCTGTCGTGGAGCGCGGATCCCGCGCCGTGGTTGCCCGCCTTCACCTGGGGGCCGTTCACGCCGCCCGGCAGTCCGGTCGAGGAGATGTTCCGGTAG
- a CDS encoding L-idonate 5-dehydrogenase, with amino-acid sequence MTTRTTTAVVARGAGDLRVERIDVREPGPGEAVVAVARGGICGSDLHYWQHGAVGESVLRAPMVLGHEVSGTVVRAAADGTGPSEGTAVTVHPATYEHTDVRFPEDRPNLSPGVRYLGSAARFPHTEGAFAGEVVLPASMLRELPAGLDLRTAALAEPAAVALHAVSQAGDLSGKRVLVVGSGPIGALVVAVAKRAGAAEIVAVDLHGKPLDIAEAVGATRTLRATETDAIAAVDADVTIEASGNHRGLASAIEGTTRGGTVVMVGLLPGGDQPVPVLHAITRELRLIGSLRFNDEIDEVIAALADGSLAVDPVITHTFPVGDALEAFTVAADASMSGKVLLAF; translated from the coding sequence GTGACAACCAGAACCACCACCGCTGTCGTGGCACGCGGAGCCGGTGACCTGCGGGTCGAGCGGATCGACGTCCGCGAGCCGGGGCCCGGCGAGGCCGTCGTCGCGGTGGCCCGCGGCGGCATCTGCGGATCCGATCTCCACTACTGGCAGCACGGCGCCGTCGGCGAGTCGGTGCTGCGGGCGCCGATGGTCCTCGGGCACGAGGTCTCCGGCACCGTGGTGCGAGCGGCCGCCGACGGGACCGGGCCGTCCGAGGGCACCGCCGTCACCGTCCACCCGGCCACCTACGAGCACACCGACGTCAGGTTCCCGGAGGACCGGCCGAACCTCTCCCCAGGTGTCCGCTACCTCGGATCCGCGGCACGTTTCCCGCACACCGAAGGCGCTTTCGCCGGTGAAGTGGTGCTTCCCGCGTCGATGCTCCGCGAGCTGCCCGCCGGTCTCGACCTGCGCACCGCAGCGCTCGCCGAACCTGCCGCAGTCGCCCTGCACGCCGTTTCACAAGCCGGTGATCTCAGTGGCAAGCGCGTGCTGGTGGTCGGCAGCGGTCCCATCGGCGCGCTGGTCGTCGCGGTCGCAAAACGGGCCGGAGCAGCGGAGATCGTCGCGGTCGACCTGCACGGCAAGCCGCTCGACATCGCCGAGGCCGTCGGCGCGACGCGGACCCTGCGGGCCACCGAGACCGACGCCATCGCAGCCGTCGACGCCGACGTGACGATCGAAGCATCCGGCAACCACCGAGGACTCGCCTCCGCCATCGAGGGCACCACCCGCGGTGGGACGGTGGTCATGGTCGGGCTGCTGCCCGGCGGTGATCAGCCCGTGCCGGTCCTCCACGCCATCACCCGCGAACTGCGCCTGATCGGCTCGCTGCGGTTCAACGACGAGATCGACGAGGTGATCGCGGCCCTCGCCGACGGTTCGCTGGCGGTCGACCCGGTCATCACCCACACCTTCCCCGTCGGCGACGCGCTGGAAGCCTTCACCGTCGCCGCCGACGCCTCGATGTCGGGCAAGGTGCTGCTCGCCTTCTGA
- a CDS encoding IS110 family transposase — MFVGDDWAEEHHDVELMDNAGRRLAKARLPEGVAGMARLHTMIGAQFGEDAEDAEVLVGIETDRGPWVAALVAAGYTVMAVNPLQAARFRDRLGVSGAKSDAGDAHVLADMVRTHAHELRPVAGDSDQAEAVKVVARTHKTLIWERTRHTQRLRHALRDYFPAALEAFDDLDAADTLELLAKAPTPEQAARLTVAQINGALKRARRRNIAEKAAAIQATLRSDQLGQPEVVAAAYASSIQALIAVLTVLNTQVKTLQGQVEAHFGQHPAAEIIASQPGLGPVLGARVLAEFGDDPDRYATAKARKNYAGTSPITRASGRKKVALARFVHNDRLIDALMAQAQSALLHSPGARAYYDRQKARGTGHNAALRQLANRLVGILHGCLKTSTPYDETTAWSHHAENIAA, encoded by the coding sequence CTGTTCGTAGGGGATGACTGGGCTGAGGAGCATCACGACGTCGAGCTGATGGACAACGCCGGTCGCCGGTTGGCCAAGGCCCGCCTGCCCGAGGGTGTGGCGGGCATGGCCCGTTTGCACACGATGATCGGTGCTCAATTCGGTGAGGACGCTGAGGATGCGGAGGTGCTGGTCGGGATCGAGACTGACCGGGGGCCGTGGGTGGCGGCGCTGGTCGCCGCCGGGTACACGGTGATGGCGGTCAACCCGTTGCAGGCCGCGAGGTTCCGTGACCGGCTGGGGGTGTCGGGCGCGAAAAGCGACGCCGGCGACGCCCACGTGCTCGCGGACATGGTTCGCACGCATGCCCACGAGCTGCGGCCGGTCGCCGGTGACTCCGACCAGGCCGAGGCGGTCAAGGTAGTGGCCCGCACCCACAAAACGCTGATCTGGGAACGGACCCGCCACACTCAGCGGCTGCGGCACGCGCTGCGTGACTACTTCCCCGCCGCGCTGGAAGCGTTCGACGACCTGGACGCCGCCGACACCCTGGAACTGCTGGCCAAAGCCCCCACCCCGGAACAAGCCGCCCGGCTGACGGTCGCCCAGATCAACGGCGCGCTGAAACGAGCGCGCCGCCGCAATATCGCGGAGAAAGCGGCGGCGATCCAGGCCACGTTGCGCTCCGACCAGCTCGGTCAGCCCGAGGTCGTCGCCGCCGCCTACGCCTCCTCCATCCAGGCGCTGATCGCGGTCCTGACCGTGTTGAACACTCAGGTCAAGACCCTGCAAGGGCAGGTCGAGGCCCATTTTGGGCAGCACCCGGCCGCTGAGATCATCGCCTCCCAGCCCGGTCTGGGACCGGTGCTCGGCGCCCGGGTGCTCGCAGAGTTCGGCGACGACCCCGACCGCTACGCCACCGCCAAAGCCCGCAAAAATTACGCGGGCACCTCCCCGATCACCCGCGCCTCCGGCAGAAAGAAGGTCGCCCTGGCCCGGTTCGTGCACAACGACCGGCTCATCGACGCCCTGATGGCTCAGGCGCAAAGCGCGTTGCTGCACTCGCCAGGCGCCCGCGCCTACTACGACCGGCAGAAAGCCCGCGGCACCGGTCACAACGCCGCCCTGCGCCAACTCGCCAACCGACTCGTCGGCATCCTCCACGGCTGCCTCAAAACCAGCACCCCCTACGACGAGACGACCGCCTGGTCGCACCACGCCGAGAACATCGCAGCTTGA
- a CDS encoding NUDIX hydrolase, whose protein sequence is MSREADGAAEAIAGERKRGSFRLAAYAVCIEDGQVLLVQHASKNWTLPGGRVEHAEDPFDAVIREVAEETGCDAVVERLLGVDSRVIPAAVARAGVEHQNVGILYQVRITGGRLRPEPNGETAEPVWTPLSEVARLRRSSLVDIGLALAQTRPATGHVPPVPVGGLIRN, encoded by the coding sequence ATGAGTCGAGAAGCGGACGGCGCAGCCGAGGCGATCGCGGGCGAGAGGAAGCGGGGAAGCTTCCGGCTGGCGGCGTACGCCGTGTGCATCGAGGACGGGCAGGTGCTGCTCGTCCAACACGCGTCGAAGAACTGGACTCTTCCGGGCGGAAGGGTCGAGCACGCGGAGGATCCGTTCGACGCGGTGATCCGGGAGGTCGCTGAGGAGACCGGTTGCGACGCAGTGGTCGAACGGCTGCTGGGCGTGGACTCGAGGGTGATCCCCGCGGCCGTCGCACGTGCGGGAGTCGAGCACCAGAACGTCGGCATCCTCTACCAGGTCCGCATCACCGGTGGCCGGCTCCGGCCCGAGCCGAACGGCGAAACGGCCGAGCCGGTCTGGACCCCGCTCTCCGAGGTCGCCCGCCTCCGCCGATCATCGCTGGTCGACATCGGCCTCGCCCTGGCGCAGACCCGTCCGGCGACCGGCCACGTCCCTCCCGTCCCGGTCGGCGGCCTGATCCGGAACTGA